Proteins from one Nomia melanderi isolate GNS246 chromosome 3, iyNomMela1, whole genome shotgun sequence genomic window:
- the Hel25E gene encoding ATP-dependent RNA helicase 25E, which produces MADNDDLLDYEDEEQTEQVVDGSGDIPAKKEVKGTYVSIHSSGFRDFLLKPEILRAIVDCGFEHPSEVQHECIPQAVLGMDILCQAKSGMGKTAVFVLATLQQLELTENQVYVLVMCHTRELAFQISKEYERFSKYMPHVKVGVFFGGLPIQKDEEVLKNTCPHIVVGTPGRILALVRNKKLNLKHLKHFILDECDKMLELLDMRRDVQEIFRSTPHGKQVMMFSATLSKEIRPVCKKFMQDPMEVYVDDEAKLTLHGLQQHYVKLKENEKNKKLFELLDVLEFNQVVIFVKSVQRCMALAQLLTEQNFPAIGIHRGMTQEERLSRYQQFKDFQKRILVATNLFGRGMDIERVNIVFNYDMPEDSDTYLHRVARAGRFGTKGLAITLVSDESDAKILNDVQERFDVNITELPDEIDLASYIEGR; this is translated from the exons ATGGCGGATAATGATGATCTTTTGGATTATGAAGACGAGGAACAGACTGAACAAGTAGTTGATGGAAGTGGGGATATTCCCGCTAAGAAGGAAGTTAAAGGCACATATGTATCTATCCACAGTAGCGGGTTCAGGGATTTCCTTCTTAAACCTGAAATATTACGAGCAATTGTGGATTGCGGTTTTGAGCATCCTTCTGAAG tTCAACACGAATGTATTCCTCAAGCAGTGCTTGGCATGGACATATTATGCCAAGCAAAATCTGGTATGGGAAAAACTGCAGTATTTGTGTTAGCTACATTGCAACAATTAGAATTGACTGAAAACCAAGTCTATGTTCTCGTCATGTGTCACACAAGAGAACTTGCTTTCCAAATAAGCAAAGAATATGAGAGATTTAGCAAATATATGCCTCATGTAAAG GTAGGAGTATTTTTCGGTGGCTTGCCAATTCAAAAAGATGAAGAAGTTTTGAAGAACACGTGTCCTCATATCGTTGTCGGTACTCCCGGTCGTATTCTCGCTCTTGtacgaaataagaaattaaacttGAAGCACCTAAAACATTTTATACTCGATGAATGTGACAAAATGCTTGAACTCCtag ACATGCGTAGGGATGTACAGGAAATATTTAGAAGCACACCGCACGGCAAGCAAGTCATGATGTTCAGCGCTACGTTATCCAAGGAAATACGTCCTGTCTGCAaaaaatttatgcaagat CCCATGGAAGTCTATGTGGATGATGAAGCTAAACTCACGTTGCACGGTCTACAACAGCATTACGTGAAACTTAAGGAGAACGAAAAAAATAAGAAGCTGTTTGAATTACTAGATGTTCTTGAATTCAATCAG GTTGTTATCTTTGTAAAATCTGTACAAAGGTGTATGGCCTTGGCGCAACTTTTAACAGAACAAAATTTCCCCGCCATTGGAATACACAGAGGCATGACGCAAGAGGAACGGTTATCCAGATATCAACAATTCAAAGACTTCCAAAAA CGAATTCTAGTAGCCACGAATTTATTTGGACGTGGTATGGACATTGAACGTGTAAACATAGTATTCAATTATGATATGCCTGAAGATTCAGATACGTATCTCCACAGAGTAGCTAGAGCTGGCCGTTTTGGTACAAAG GGTCTTGCTATTACTTTAGTAAGCGACGAGAGtgatgcaaaaattttaaatgatgtTCAGGAAAGATTCGACGTCAACATTACCGAATTACCGGATGAGATAGATCTGGCTTCGTACA TCGAAGGAcgataa
- the Sptr gene encoding sepiapterin reductase isoform X2 translates to MKTDIIDPWCGIETPEINDNKCVDHFEDSFVECQSEHLKLADSEEYLKKLYTKLRNLQKGTSKKDLITSLVEVKEDCIARLITSGYKLELEEETELTSNPLIRHIAPHLQALTTSESTHLLKADILQVITENEQEKEIEKAFTNK, encoded by the exons ATGAAGACGGACATTATTGATCCATGGTGTGGAATAGAAACTCCAGAGATCAATGACAATAAATGCGTTGATCATTTTGAAGATTCCTTTGTGGAGTGTCAGTCAGAGCACTTAAAATTAGCCGATTCGGAGGAGTATTTGAAGAAACTTT ATACTAAACTTAGGAACCTTCAGAAAGGAACATCAAAGAAAGATTTGATAACATCATTAGTAGAAGTAAAAGAAGATTGTATTGCTCGTTTAATAACATCTGGTTATAAACTTGAATTAGAAGAGGAAACTGAGTTAACTTCAAATCCTTTGATAAGACACATAGCACCTCATTTACAA gCCTTAACTACCAGTGAATCAACTCATCTTTTAAAAGCAGACATTCTTCAAGTAATCACAGAAAACGaacaagagaaagaaatagaaaaagcatttacaaataaataa
- the Sptr gene encoding sepiapterin reductase isoform X1, which yields MPKKSLSGKVFLLITGASRGIGRQIAISFGSMLEEGSHVVLLATNLNGLKETAKNIPNNISVDTVSVDLSKATKEELESIIMTSLSQKNKEPQQFEKMVIVHNIGTMGNTSQAVDVATDITAWHNYFDLNVFIPAMLNNVLMKIFNEAKNVNKTVINITSLYALEPLKFATHYCTGKAAREMFFKVFALDNPEVDVLNYSPGPVETDMFHELCEKHSDDAIRKQFNEVVTNKTILTCEQTVNQLVNVLEAHKYTSGDHVDYYDQL from the exons ATGCCGAAAAAATCATTATCCGGAAAAGTATTCCTATTAATAACCGGCGCAAGCCGTGGAATTGGGAGACAAATTGCAATATCATTTGGTTCGATGCTAGAAGAGGGTTCACATGTTGTTTTATTAGCAACAAATTTGAATGGTTTAAAAGAAACTGCTAAAAATATTCCCAATAATATATCTGTGGACACTGTTAGTGTTGATCTAAGTAAAGCAACAAAAGAAGAATTAGAGA GTATTATAATGACTTCTCTGTCTCAAAAGAATAAAGAACCacaacaatttgaaaaaatggtTATAGTACATAATATTGGTACCATGGGAAATACTTCTCAAGCTGTAGATGTTGCAACTGATATAACTGCATGgcataattattttgatttaaatgtttttattcctGCTATGTTGAATAATGttttgatgaaaatatttaatgaagcCAAAAATGTTAACAAAACAGTTATAAATATAACTTCATTATATGCTCTGGAACCATTAAAATTTGCAACTCATTATTGCACTGGTAAAGCAGCACGGGAAATGTTctttaaa GTGTTTGCATTAGACAATCCAGAAGTGgatgtattaaattattctccAGGACCAGTTGAAACTGATATGTTCCATGAGTTATGCGAGAAACACAGCGATGATGCAATAAGAAAACAATTCAATGAAGttgtaacaaataaaactatcttAACGTGTGAACAAACAGTTAACCAACTTGTAAATGTTCTTGAAGCTCATAAATATACATCAGGTGATCATGTTGATTATTATGatcaattgtaa
- the LOC116432587 gene encoding putative peptidoglycan muropeptide transporter SLC46 isoform X2: protein METLCFGGTTFNDINICSSNINVTLNINKSECMLMHENSSSPEALRIDAKVQPEATVILISQTFIQSIFPAFLSLFLGPWSDKHGRKPILILGYIGVTLTYFIFSFMTIWDISPWFLLIAYIPSACFGGFCIILLGSICYISDISDEQDRAKHLAWMETLIFVGVISGLLIGPIIFRTYGYTYVFGIATICCILAGSYICCLTPETICNRNSITLGSLFDIHLVKELISTCTKKRDGFNRYIVWCCIIVIILSVLILTGDMNIGLLFTSARLGWDVNKYSIFIAIKLSLITFGIIFGVNVLTTYTGFSEEAITMLSLFSILCSSLVQSFTWKSWHMYLSAAIGAFSGVATPMIRTILSKSIPAKDTGKVFSLVVSIETLIPSAATSLYGMIYSHFMPPTYPLPVWLVSAGICIIEILVLINMRRQNKKHNRMVYEPLIQDNE from the exons ATGGAAACGTTATGTTTTGGTGGAACCAcctttaatgatattaatatttgctCAAGCAATATCAA TGtaacgttaaatataaataagtcaGAGTGTATGCTTATGCATGAAAATAGTAGTTCTCCAGAAGCATTGAGAATAGATGCAAAAGTACAACCTGAAGcaactgtaattttaatttctcaaacTTTTATTCAAAGTATTTTTCCTGCATTCTTATCTTTATTTTTGGGGCCATGGAGTGATAAACATGGAAGAAAACCTATATTAATATTGGGATATATag GTGTAACTCTgacatatttcattttttcctttatGACTATTTGGGATATCAGTCCATGGTTTTTATTAATTGCATATATTCCGTCTGCATGTTTTGGaggattttgtataattttattgggCTCTATTTGCTATATTTCTGATATATCAGATGAACAAGATAGAGCAAAGCATTTAGCTTGGATGGAAACTTTAATATTTGTTGGTGTTATAAGTGGTTTATTAATTGGCCCTATTATCTTTCGAACATATggatatacatatgtatttggTATTGCTACTATATGTTGCATTTTAGCAGGATCTTATATTTGCTGTTTAACTCCTGAGACTATATGCAATAGAAATTCT ATAACTTTAGGGAGTCTGTTCGATATACATCTAGTTAAGGAACTTATTAGTACATGTACTAAAAAACGAGATGGCTTTAATCGATACATAGTTTGGTGCTGCATAATCGTCATTATTTTGTCAGTATTAATTTTGACAGGAGATATGAACATTGGACTTTTATTTACAAGTGCCAGACTTGGCTgggatgtaaataaatattccatttttatagCAATTAAGTTATCTCTCATAACTTTTGGAATAATATTTGGAGTGAATGTTTTGACAACATATACAG GATTTTCTGAAGAAGCAATAACTATGctatcattattttcaattttatgttcCTCGTTAGTTCAAAGTTTTACATGGAAATCTTGGCACATGTATTTATCAGCAGCTATTGGTGCATTCAGTGGTGTTGCTACTCCAATGATACGTACTATATTATCTAAATCTATACCTGCAAAGGACACTG GTAAAGTTTTTTCATTGGTAGTATCTATAGAAACATTAATACCATCTGCAGCAACTTCATTGTATGGGATGATATACTCACATTTTATGCCACCTACGTATCCTCTACCAGTTTGGCTGGTATCTGCTGGAATTTGTATTATTGAAATACTCGTACTGATAAACATGCGAAGACAAAATAAAAAGCATAATCGTATGGTATATGAGCCATTGATACAAGATAATgaataa
- the LOC116432587 gene encoding putative peptidoglycan muropeptide transporter SLC46 isoform X1 — MDQRITGWKRYVLVEPPLMILIFAQAISSNILTDLIVYRVCSVTLNINKSECMLMHENSSSPEALRIDAKVQPEATVILISQTFIQSIFPAFLSLFLGPWSDKHGRKPILILGYIGVTLTYFIFSFMTIWDISPWFLLIAYIPSACFGGFCIILLGSICYISDISDEQDRAKHLAWMETLIFVGVISGLLIGPIIFRTYGYTYVFGIATICCILAGSYICCLTPETICNRNSITLGSLFDIHLVKELISTCTKKRDGFNRYIVWCCIIVIILSVLILTGDMNIGLLFTSARLGWDVNKYSIFIAIKLSLITFGIIFGVNVLTTYTGFSEEAITMLSLFSILCSSLVQSFTWKSWHMYLSAAIGAFSGVATPMIRTILSKSIPAKDTGKVFSLVVSIETLIPSAATSLYGMIYSHFMPPTYPLPVWLVSAGICIIEILVLINMRRQNKKHNRMVYEPLIQDNE, encoded by the exons ATGGATCAAAGAATAACAGGATGGAAACGTTATGTTTTGGTGGAACCAcctttaatgatattaatatttgctCAAGCAATATCAA gTAATATTTTAACAGATTTGATAGTGTATCGTGTTTGTAGTGtaacgttaaatataaataagtcaGAGTGTATGCTTATGCATGAAAATAGTAGTTCTCCAGAAGCATTGAGAATAGATGCAAAAGTACAACCTGAAGcaactgtaattttaatttctcaaacTTTTATTCAAAGTATTTTTCCTGCATTCTTATCTTTATTTTTGGGGCCATGGAGTGATAAACATGGAAGAAAACCTATATTAATATTGGGATATATag GTGTAACTCTgacatatttcattttttcctttatGACTATTTGGGATATCAGTCCATGGTTTTTATTAATTGCATATATTCCGTCTGCATGTTTTGGaggattttgtataattttattgggCTCTATTTGCTATATTTCTGATATATCAGATGAACAAGATAGAGCAAAGCATTTAGCTTGGATGGAAACTTTAATATTTGTTGGTGTTATAAGTGGTTTATTAATTGGCCCTATTATCTTTCGAACATATggatatacatatgtatttggTATTGCTACTATATGTTGCATTTTAGCAGGATCTTATATTTGCTGTTTAACTCCTGAGACTATATGCAATAGAAATTCT ATAACTTTAGGGAGTCTGTTCGATATACATCTAGTTAAGGAACTTATTAGTACATGTACTAAAAAACGAGATGGCTTTAATCGATACATAGTTTGGTGCTGCATAATCGTCATTATTTTGTCAGTATTAATTTTGACAGGAGATATGAACATTGGACTTTTATTTACAAGTGCCAGACTTGGCTgggatgtaaataaatattccatttttatagCAATTAAGTTATCTCTCATAACTTTTGGAATAATATTTGGAGTGAATGTTTTGACAACATATACAG GATTTTCTGAAGAAGCAATAACTATGctatcattattttcaattttatgttcCTCGTTAGTTCAAAGTTTTACATGGAAATCTTGGCACATGTATTTATCAGCAGCTATTGGTGCATTCAGTGGTGTTGCTACTCCAATGATACGTACTATATTATCTAAATCTATACCTGCAAAGGACACTG GTAAAGTTTTTTCATTGGTAGTATCTATAGAAACATTAATACCATCTGCAGCAACTTCATTGTATGGGATGATATACTCACATTTTATGCCACCTACGTATCCTCTACCAGTTTGGCTGGTATCTGCTGGAATTTGTATTATTGAAATACTCGTACTGATAAACATGCGAAGACAAAATAAAAAGCATAATCGTATGGTATATGAGCCATTGATACAAGATAATgaataa
- the LOC116432587 gene encoding putative peptidoglycan muropeptide transporter SLC46 isoform X3: MLMHENSSSPEALRIDAKVQPEATVILISQTFIQSIFPAFLSLFLGPWSDKHGRKPILILGYIGVTLTYFIFSFMTIWDISPWFLLIAYIPSACFGGFCIILLGSICYISDISDEQDRAKHLAWMETLIFVGVISGLLIGPIIFRTYGYTYVFGIATICCILAGSYICCLTPETICNRNSITLGSLFDIHLVKELISTCTKKRDGFNRYIVWCCIIVIILSVLILTGDMNIGLLFTSARLGWDVNKYSIFIAIKLSLITFGIIFGVNVLTTYTGFSEEAITMLSLFSILCSSLVQSFTWKSWHMYLSAAIGAFSGVATPMIRTILSKSIPAKDTGKVFSLVVSIETLIPSAATSLYGMIYSHFMPPTYPLPVWLVSAGICIIEILVLINMRRQNKKHNRMVYEPLIQDNE; the protein is encoded by the exons ATGCTTATGCATGAAAATAGTAGTTCTCCAGAAGCATTGAGAATAGATGCAAAAGTACAACCTGAAGcaactgtaattttaatttctcaaacTTTTATTCAAAGTATTTTTCCTGCATTCTTATCTTTATTTTTGGGGCCATGGAGTGATAAACATGGAAGAAAACCTATATTAATATTGGGATATATag GTGTAACTCTgacatatttcattttttcctttatGACTATTTGGGATATCAGTCCATGGTTTTTATTAATTGCATATATTCCGTCTGCATGTTTTGGaggattttgtataattttattgggCTCTATTTGCTATATTTCTGATATATCAGATGAACAAGATAGAGCAAAGCATTTAGCTTGGATGGAAACTTTAATATTTGTTGGTGTTATAAGTGGTTTATTAATTGGCCCTATTATCTTTCGAACATATggatatacatatgtatttggTATTGCTACTATATGTTGCATTTTAGCAGGATCTTATATTTGCTGTTTAACTCCTGAGACTATATGCAATAGAAATTCT ATAACTTTAGGGAGTCTGTTCGATATACATCTAGTTAAGGAACTTATTAGTACATGTACTAAAAAACGAGATGGCTTTAATCGATACATAGTTTGGTGCTGCATAATCGTCATTATTTTGTCAGTATTAATTTTGACAGGAGATATGAACATTGGACTTTTATTTACAAGTGCCAGACTTGGCTgggatgtaaataaatattccatttttatagCAATTAAGTTATCTCTCATAACTTTTGGAATAATATTTGGAGTGAATGTTTTGACAACATATACAG GATTTTCTGAAGAAGCAATAACTATGctatcattattttcaattttatgttcCTCGTTAGTTCAAAGTTTTACATGGAAATCTTGGCACATGTATTTATCAGCAGCTATTGGTGCATTCAGTGGTGTTGCTACTCCAATGATACGTACTATATTATCTAAATCTATACCTGCAAAGGACACTG GTAAAGTTTTTTCATTGGTAGTATCTATAGAAACATTAATACCATCTGCAGCAACTTCATTGTATGGGATGATATACTCACATTTTATGCCACCTACGTATCCTCTACCAGTTTGGCTGGTATCTGCTGGAATTTGTATTATTGAAATACTCGTACTGATAAACATGCGAAGACAAAATAAAAAGCATAATCGTATGGTATATGAGCCATTGATACAAGATAATgaataa
- the Mybbp1A gene encoding MYB binding protein 1a: MADEGMHMVEVVSNDLKVRKKNKMDCTILDYFTKLRDDTEFDRINGGIELLKYLLGRSSAESDSKEFKYAIRRLIRGLGASKTSSRIGFYTTLTVFLIMYPEMSIEDILSIVDSELQPVSSNNKGENADIYMGRILVYGALIRSKILLKSTSEIQQQIIQDLIKGGKQRSYLSFPTISFFVEFVNQINAKATKELIYPIVEVEFGKPWSEQTLDTIYALLVIRSKCPLIVNTKFWKKRFGTADIITKESMTDVVKVLLDLPKVILCHHPVFKLVCENLISNELITEFWMYIDQKFTKPSKIDEYLAVEILKLILSSTIDKSVLPSLLSSNYMQHMLRKFYGNKRHDKDEVLIAFKKILHLLVSATSSNDTKLKTQIAVLKKLILYPGDLMIEKKTGIKVVQMITGNLSLEGIKKVSKIYRDIIENIISKEMLDAGTKTLWTNTERTYTARLLTRLMGYSVTLMDQEWRLEQLKFLFTQGLCEISNVGVDLAPQLKEAFYHALDHKLPTLNNLRNILSDLVHYLDTHLSNKTLKLRNPLSDEAKVAWEKVTNLIEKLENNSKKAEAVPVFHTMNLHMGLQLFSDPPMAIMAINELQSCYERLNKRSQKRKVEINEKQENEPEWVEVVVDLLLSFYSKNDHLLRSLVGCVFPHICPYITPAAIHQILEVLDVRNEKGPLVMEGEAGGGNSSDTESNDSSEDDSETEEESSNDETQCLMDNNDSESNEESINEDEDDTVTDRLRMAVRQALGEASVQTDDEDIDVDEINEEEGKRLNESLSAAFRILRENRQSRSKKQEKSAQALTHFRIRVMDLLETYLECGPSMAIVLDMILPLFALLEYCIKDPHQKPLQDRLRSCLKKLAAVKRFKDTKDVDEDLLIVILKVLVEKGERTTSVYQEMSDKLAECCTFLVRCAQQANISTTSIVQIYSENLTVFFKRRDCVLSPVLFKSILQLQWEGNWQLAPLLVDFAFDVTIRSFRRRHALDFLTVFYHNSRLVHLDTKHSDIRMKMEKKLCKNVISTLQELSTVNKTENKQPTLNNGNEIGKEVKQRYIYHLLVLLRHIYTQHVPKAWNWKDIGKALIMYRTHVSLAKDTKTACNRLASQIGISFNISTKKDTCDQNHKVNGDTKNTSNNIVDNENTVENGDKHSNSNTSGVTNNEVKKKKKNKSKQKEKQLLKKEARLLREKTLSEGFESFNFSAFASHNEQSEVEPFQNGNSQNEETSPNSSQKRILKQTLDNNKPKRRKGMQTA, translated from the exons ATGGCAGATGAAGGTATGCACATGGTAGAGGTTGTTTCAAATGACTTAAAAGTcaggaaaaagaataaaatggaCTGTACAATTCTtgattattttacaaaactcAGAGATGACACTGAATTTGACAGAATAAATGGCGGCATCGAACTATTAAAGTATTTGCTTGGACGAAGTTCG gcAGAAAGTGATAGTAAAGAGTTTAAATATGCAATAAGAAGATTAATTCGAGGTTTAGGTGCATCAAAAACCTCTTCAAGAATAGGATTTTATACAACTTTGacagtttttttaataatgtacCCTGAAATGTCAATAGAAGACATACTGTCTATAGTAGACAGTGAATTACAACCAGTCAGCAGCAACAACAAAGGT gaAAATGCAGATATTTATATGGGACGTATACTAGTATATGGAGCATTAATTCGAtctaaaatacttttaaaaagtacaAGTGAAATTCAACAGCAAATTATACAAGATCTCATTAAGGGGGGCAAACAACGTAGTTACTTATCATTTCCtactatttcattttttgttgAATTTGTAAATCAAATTAATGCAAAGGCAACTAAAGAATTAATTTACCCAATAGTTGAGGTAGAATTTGGTAAACCATGGTCAGAGCAAACTTTAGATACAATTTACGCTTTATTAGTAATAAGAAGCAAGTGTCCACTAattgtaaatacaaaattttggaAGAAACGTTTTGGTACAGCTGATATTATTACCAAAGAATCTATGACTGACGTAGTAAAAGTATTACTG gaTTTGCCTAAAGTTATATTGTGTCACCATCCAGTATTTAAATTAGTttgtgaaaatttaatatcaaatgaaCTTATCACTGAATTTTGGATGTACATAGATCAAAAGTTTACAAAGCCATCAAAAATTGATGAATATTTGGCTGTAGAAATTCTCAAATTGATATTATCGAGTACTATAGATAAATCAGTACTTCCATCATTATTATCTTCAAACTATATGCAACATATGCTAAGGAAGTTTTATGGCAATAAAAGACACGACAAAGATGAAGTACTTATtgcatttaagaaaattttacatttattggTATCAGCTACAAGTAGTAATGATACTAAGCTAAAAACGCAAATTGctgtattaaagaaattaatattgtacCCAGGCGATTTAATGATAGAAAAGAAAACAGGTATAAAAGTAGTTCAAATGATTACAGGAAATTTGAGTTTAGAAGGTATTAAGAAAGTATCAAAAATATACAgagatattattgaaaatataatatccaaAGAAATGCTGGATGCAGGAACAAAGACACTTTGGACAAATACTGAAAGAACTTATACTGCTCGTTTATTAACaag ACTAATGGGGTATTCTGTAACACTTATGGATCAAGAGTGGAGATTggaacaattaaaattcttatttactCAAGGCTTGTGTGAAATATCAAATGTTGGAGTAGATCTAGCAC CACAACTTAAAGAAGCATTTTACCATGCGTTGGATCACAAATTACCAACACTGAACAACTTACGAAATATATTAAGTGACCTAGTTCATTACTTAGATACTCATCTGAGCAATAAAACTTTAAAGCTAAGAAATCCGTTATCGGATGAAGCAAAAGTAGCTTGGGAGAAAgtgacaaatttaattgaaaagttaGAGAATAATTCGAAAAAGGCAGAGGCTGTACCAGTATTTCATACAATGAATTTACATATgggattacaattattttcagacCCACCTATGGCAATCATGGCTATCAATGAACTTCAAAGTTGTTATGAAAGATTGAATAAAAGATCTCAAAAAAGGAAAGTGGAGATCaatgaaaaacaagaaaatgaaCCGGAATGGGTGGAAGTAGTAGTTGATTTACTACTATCTTTTTATTCTAAGAACGATCATTTATTAAGATCATTGGTGGGATGTGTTTTTCCACACATTTGTCCATACATAACACCAGCGGCTATACATCAAATTTTAGAG GTTTTGGATGTAAGAAATGAAAAGGGACCGCTTGTAATGGAAGGTGAAGCTGGTGGAGGAAACTCATCAGACACAGAATCAAACGATAGTAGTGAGGATGATAGTGAAACCGAAGAAGAATCTTCCAATGATGAGACGCAATGTTTAATGGATAATAATGATTCTGAGTCTAATGAAGAATCAATtaatgaagatgaagatgacaCAGTAACTGATCGATTACGAATGGCAGTGCGTCAAGCATTAGGTGAAGCTTCTGTTCAAACTGATGATGAAGACATTGATGTGGATGAAATCAACGAAGAAGAGGGAAAACGATTAAACGAATCATTATCAGCAGCATTTAGAATTCTTCGAGAGAATCGTCAGTCACGATCAAAGAAGCAAGAAAAATCGGCACAAGCTTTGACGCACTTTAGGATTCGGGTAATGGATTTATTAGAAACGTATCTAGAATGTGGCCCGTCAATGGCAATTGTGCTTGACATGATACTTCCGTTATTCGCATTACTGGAGTACTGTATAAAAGATCCTCATCAAAAACCTCTTCAAGACCGACTTCGGtcttgtttaaaaaaattggCAGCTGTAAAGAGATTTAAAGACACAAAAGATGTAGATGAAGATTTATTAATAGTGATATTGAAG GTTTTAGTAGAGAAAGGAGAGAGAACAACGTCAGTTTATCAGGAAATGAGTGATAAATTGGCGGAATGTTGTACATTTCTTGTAAGATGTGCACAGCAAGCTAATATATCTACTACATCTATAGTGCAAATTTATAGTGAAAATTTAACAGTTTTCTTCAAAAGAAGAGATTGTGTATTATCACCTGtgttatttaaaagtatattacaATTACAGTGGGAGGGTAATTGGCAACTAGCTCCATTACTG gtAGATTTTGCCTTCGACGTTACTATAAGATCTTTTCGAAGAAGACATGCACTTGACTTCCTAACAGTTTTCTATCATAATAGTCGTTTGGTCCATTTAGATACAAAACATTCTGATATtagaatgaaaatggaaaaaaaattatgtaaaaatgtcaTAAGTACTCTTCAAGAATTATCTACTGTAAATAAAACCGAAAATAAACAGCCTACTCTGAATAATGGTAACGAAATAGGGAAAGAAGTCAAACAAAGGTACATTTATCACCTTTTAGTATTGTTGCGACATATTTATACCCAACATGTGCCAAAAGCATGGAACTGGAAAGATATTGGAAAAGCACTAATAATGTACAGAACTCATGTATCACTTGCAAAAGACACAAAAACAGCGTGTAATAGGCTAGCATCTCAAATTGGAATTTCATTCAACAT ATCCACGAAAAAGGATACATGCGATCAAAATCATAAAGTAAATGGAGATACGAAAAACACGTCAAACAACATTGTAGATAACGAAAATACTGTAGAAAATGGAGACAAACATAGTAATTCGAATACTTCTGGAGTAACGAACAACGaggtaaagaaaaagaaaaaaaataagagtaaacagaaagaaaaacaacTATTAAAGAAAGAAGCACGATTGTTACGTGAGAAAACATTATCAGAAGGTTTTGAATCGTTTAACTTCAGTGCTTTTGCTTCACACAATGAACAAAGCGAAGTTGAACCATTTCAAAATGGAAATTCACAAAACGAAGAGACTAGCCCAAATTCTTCACAGAAAAGAATACTTAAGCAAACACTAGACAATAATAAACCCAAAAGGAGAAAAGGTATGCAAACTGCTTGA